In the genome of Xanthomonas translucens pv. cerealis, one region contains:
- the dprA gene encoding DNA-processing protein DprA yields MSALPGPPRPAAACADPALLALCLAGGASTPRRRLLDHCGSPAAALAAGAGAWRAAGLDPAQIAALQRPDRAAVDAALAWLALPRRHLLGCHDPDYPALLLRSPNPPLALYLEGDPEALWHPAVAVVGSRAPSAGGRDNAQRFAQALATAGFAVTSGMAAGVDAAAHAAALSRQDGLTVAVVGTGPDLAYPRQHAALRERIAARGAVVSEHPPGTPARPGHFPARNRIIAGLTLATLVIEAAARSGALITARLAAEAGREVFALPGSIHNPLARGCHRLIRDGAGLVESADEVLAGVAPLAAELADALRGRLHSPTEGMADDPGATPCFPDPDYQRLWQALGHDPTCMDSVISRTGLTAAAASAMLLTMELDGYVAVERGRYTRKP; encoded by the coding sequence ATGTCCGCCCTGCCCGGCCCGCCCCGTCCCGCCGCTGCCTGCGCCGATCCGGCGCTGCTAGCCCTATGCCTGGCCGGCGGCGCCAGCACCCCACGCCGGCGCCTGCTCGACCACTGCGGCAGCCCCGCCGCGGCCCTGGCCGCCGGTGCCGGCGCCTGGCGCGCGGCGGGTCTGGATCCGGCGCAAATCGCAGCGCTGCAGCGGCCCGACCGCGCCGCCGTGGACGCCGCACTGGCCTGGCTGGCGCTGCCGCGCCGGCACCTGCTCGGCTGCCACGATCCGGACTATCCGGCGCTGCTGCTGCGCAGCCCCAACCCGCCGCTGGCGCTGTACCTGGAAGGCGACCCGGAGGCGCTGTGGCATCCGGCGGTGGCGGTGGTCGGCAGCCGCGCGCCCAGTGCCGGTGGCCGCGACAACGCGCAGCGCTTCGCCCAGGCGCTGGCCACGGCCGGGTTCGCGGTGACCAGCGGTATGGCCGCCGGGGTCGATGCCGCCGCACACGCCGCGGCGCTGTCGCGCCAGGACGGGCTCACCGTGGCAGTGGTCGGCACCGGCCCCGATCTGGCCTACCCGCGCCAGCACGCCGCCCTGCGCGAGCGCATCGCCGCACGTGGCGCGGTGGTCAGCGAGCATCCGCCCGGCACCCCGGCGCGACCGGGCCACTTCCCGGCGCGCAACCGGATCATCGCCGGACTGACCCTGGCCACCCTGGTAATCGAGGCCGCCGCCCGCTCCGGCGCGCTGATCACCGCACGCCTGGCGGCCGAAGCCGGGCGCGAGGTGTTCGCGCTGCCCGGCTCGATCCACAACCCGCTGGCGCGTGGCTGCCACCGCCTGATCCGCGACGGTGCCGGACTGGTCGAGAGCGCCGACGAAGTGCTGGCCGGGGTCGCGCCGCTGGCCGCGGAACTGGCCGACGCCTTGCGCGGACGCCTGCACTCACCCACTGAGGGGATGGCCGACGACCCCGGCGCCACGCCATGCTTCCCCGATCCCGACTACCAGCGCTTGTGGCAGGCGCTGGGCCACGACCCCACCTGTATGGATTCCGTGATCTCACGCACCGGATTGACGGCCGCGGCGGCGTCCGCCATGCTGCTGACCATGGAACTGGATGGCTACGTGGCGGTCGAACGAGGTCGTTACACCCGCAAACCCTAG
- a CDS encoding LysM peptidoglycan-binding domain-containing protein — protein sequence MFNRLRTVVAVAMLTVATYAASASMAAEHPDTYVVRKGDTLWDIAGRFLGKPWLWPEIWQANPQVQNPHLIYPGDVLSLAYLDRVARATVKPGPRQEAPIDAIPLSEVEPFLKNLRVADSIDGLPYVVGVEDNQLRATAGQLVYATGLSAPQTGQRYAVVRPTVRYALPRLSDDLNAEGRSTPGTGNLWRTFLPPDTKRRETLGYELAQVNVGTVTRVSADDSQATTLLLQDSAREVRAGDRLIAVQAQPYDLQFVPHPPSAQALEAGLRVLAVADAFSVAGPRDVIAISGGSREGIDNGTVVSLWRHGTRVNDRVQRPNTSRADDGFSGSRGTVALPDEYAAHAMVFRTFDKVSYALVMDGIKPTRIGYDVKHPDAR from the coding sequence ATGTTCAATCGACTCCGTACGGTCGTCGCCGTGGCGATGCTCACCGTGGCGACCTATGCCGCTTCCGCGAGCATGGCTGCCGAACACCCTGACACCTATGTGGTGCGCAAGGGCGACACGCTGTGGGACATCGCCGGGCGCTTCCTCGGCAAGCCGTGGCTGTGGCCGGAAATCTGGCAGGCCAACCCGCAAGTGCAGAACCCGCATCTGATCTATCCCGGCGACGTGCTCAGCCTGGCCTACCTGGACCGGGTGGCGCGCGCCACGGTCAAGCCCGGCCCGCGCCAGGAAGCACCGATCGACGCGATCCCGCTGTCCGAGGTCGAGCCGTTCCTGAAAAACCTGCGCGTGGCCGACAGCATCGACGGCCTGCCCTACGTGGTCGGCGTCGAGGACAACCAGCTTCGCGCCACCGCCGGGCAACTGGTCTACGCGACCGGGCTGAGCGCGCCGCAGACCGGGCAACGCTACGCGGTGGTACGCCCGACCGTCCGCTACGCGCTGCCCAGGCTCAGCGACGACCTGAACGCCGAGGGCCGCAGCACCCCGGGCACCGGCAATCTGTGGCGGACCTTCCTGCCGCCGGACACCAAGCGCCGCGAGACGCTGGGCTACGAACTGGCCCAGGTCAACGTCGGCACCGTCACCCGCGTCTCCGCCGACGACAGCCAGGCCACCACCCTGCTGCTGCAGGACAGCGCCCGCGAAGTGCGCGCCGGCGATCGCCTGATCGCGGTCCAAGCGCAGCCCTACGACCTGCAGTTCGTTCCGCATCCGCCCTCCGCGCAGGCACTCGAGGCCGGGCTGCGGGTGCTGGCGGTGGCCGACGCGTTCAGCGTCGCCGGCCCGCGCGACGTGATCGCGATCTCCGGCGGCAGCCGCGAAGGCATCGACAACGGCACCGTGGTCTCGCTGTGGCGCCATGGCACCCGGGTCAACGACCGCGTGCAGCGCCCCAACACCTCGCGCGCCGACGACGGCTTCAGCGGCAGCCGCGGCACGGTCGCCCTGCCCGACGAATACGCCGCGCACGCGATGGTGTTCCGCACCTTCGACAAGGTCAGCTACGCGCTGGTGATGGACGGCATCAAGCCGACCCGGATCGGCTACGACGTGAAGCACCCGGACGCACGCTGA
- the def gene encoding peptide deformylase: MALLPILEFPDPRLRTKALQVDPADVTAPAFQRLLDDMFETMYEAPGIGLAASQVDVHQRFMVIDVSEEKNAPQVFINPQIVQRDGEQVHQEGCLSVPGIYADVTRAEAIVVRYLDRHGRPQELSADGLLAVCVQHEMDHLDGKLFVDYLSPLKREMVRKKLAKARKHVA, translated from the coding sequence ATGGCCCTGCTTCCCATCCTCGAATTCCCCGATCCGCGCCTGCGCACCAAGGCGCTGCAGGTCGATCCCGCCGACGTGACCGCGCCGGCGTTCCAGCGCCTGCTCGACGACATGTTCGAGACCATGTACGAGGCCCCCGGCATCGGCCTGGCCGCGAGCCAGGTGGACGTGCACCAGCGCTTCATGGTCATCGACGTCAGCGAAGAGAAGAACGCCCCGCAGGTGTTCATCAACCCGCAGATCGTGCAGCGCGACGGCGAGCAGGTGCACCAGGAGGGCTGTCTGTCGGTGCCCGGCATCTATGCCGACGTGACCCGCGCCGAGGCCATCGTCGTGCGCTACCTGGACCGCCACGGCCGGCCGCAGGAACTGTCCGCGGACGGCCTGTTGGCGGTGTGCGTGCAGCACGAGATGGACCACCTGGACGGCAAGCTGTTCGTCGATTACCTGTCGCCGCTCAAGCGCGAGATGGTGCGCAAGAAGCTGGCCAAGGCGCGCAAGCACGTGGCCTGA
- the fmt gene encoding methionyl-tRNA formyltransferase translates to MKIVFAGTPDFAVPSLRAAAQRHEVVAVYTQPDRPAGRGRGLTPSPVKLEAIARGIAVLQPDTLRSPEALQTLRALQPDLMVVVAYGLILPKAVLAIPTHGCWNVHASLLPRWRGAAPIQRAIEAGDSETGVCLMQMEAGLDTGPVLMSQRTPIGDSDTGGQLHDRLAALGAQVLADGLGLLRAGIRPVPQPQPEVGVTYAHKLDKAQARLDWQQPAAQLALRVRAFSPWPITEAVLAGERVRIHGAVALELAHVQPPGMVLAASKQGIDIACGQGALRLRVLQREGGKAITAADYLNARRDLPVLG, encoded by the coding sequence ATGAAAATCGTTTTCGCCGGTACGCCGGACTTCGCCGTGCCGTCGTTGCGCGCGGCCGCGCAGCGCCATGAAGTGGTCGCGGTCTATACCCAGCCGGACCGGCCGGCCGGGCGTGGCCGCGGGCTGACCCCGTCGCCCGTGAAGCTGGAGGCGATCGCGCGCGGCATTGCGGTGCTGCAGCCGGACACGCTGCGTTCGCCGGAGGCGCTGCAGACCCTGCGCGCGCTGCAGCCGGACCTGATGGTGGTGGTGGCCTACGGCCTGATCCTGCCCAAGGCGGTGCTGGCGATCCCGACCCATGGCTGCTGGAACGTGCACGCCTCGCTGCTGCCGCGCTGGCGCGGCGCCGCGCCGATCCAGCGCGCGATCGAGGCCGGCGACAGCGAAACCGGGGTATGCCTGATGCAGATGGAAGCCGGCCTGGACACCGGCCCGGTGCTGATGTCGCAGCGCACCCCGATCGGCGACAGCGACACCGGCGGACAGCTGCACGACCGGCTGGCCGCGCTCGGCGCGCAGGTGCTGGCCGACGGGCTGGGCCTGCTGCGCGCCGGCATCCGTCCTGTGCCGCAACCGCAGCCGGAGGTTGGCGTGACCTACGCGCACAAGCTGGACAAGGCGCAGGCGCGGCTGGACTGGCAGCAGCCGGCGGCGCAGCTCGCGCTGCGGGTGCGCGCGTTCAGTCCATGGCCGATCACCGAGGCGGTGCTGGCCGGCGAGCGCGTGCGCATCCACGGCGCGGTGGCGCTGGAGCTGGCGCATGTGCAGCCGCCGGGGATGGTGCTGGCCGCGTCCAAGCAGGGCATCGACATCGCCTGCGGGCAGGGCGCGCTGCGCCTGCGCGTGCTGCAGCGCGAAGGCGGCAAGGCGATCACCGCCGCCGACTACCTCAACGCCCGGCGCGACCTGCCGGTGCTGGGCTGA
- the rsmB gene encoding 16S rRNA (cytosine(967)-C(5))-methyltransferase RsmB: MTQTPAAPPAAAPPRGVAPRVVAARVLSAVIDRGRSLKAELATALPTLPDPRDRALVEAICFAVLRRRPAYEAALRLWLQKQLPQRDAELRTLLMAGFAQLDVLGLAPHAALSATVEAVRALDRPRQAGMVNALLRRALRDGLPEVAADAGWPLWLRTALHADWPQQAEAIFAASQQAAPLWLRVNRQRGTRDAYLQQLADAGIGAQTVPDLADAIRLAESVPMSALPGFADGCVSVQDGSAQQVADVLAPAPGARVLDACAAPGGKSAHLLERDPTLRLTALDVDARRLARVRETFERTGAGAQAQLQVADAAQPDAWWDGEAFDAVLLDAPCSATGIVRRQPDVLLHRRREDVVALQALQARLLDAGWQVLRPGGVLVYATCSLLKDENARQLQAFLARTADAVADDPGAACGHADGGGRQRLPGEQDRDGFFYARLRKTA; this comes from the coding sequence ATGACCCAGACGCCTGCCGCGCCGCCTGCCGCCGCGCCGCCTCGCGGCGTCGCGCCCCGTGTCGTTGCCGCCCGCGTGCTGAGCGCGGTGATCGACCGCGGCCGCTCGCTGAAGGCCGAACTGGCCACCGCGTTGCCGACGCTGCCCGATCCGCGCGACCGCGCCCTGGTCGAGGCGATCTGCTTCGCGGTGCTGCGTCGGCGCCCGGCCTACGAGGCCGCGTTGCGGCTGTGGTTGCAGAAGCAGCTGCCGCAGCGCGATGCCGAACTGCGCACGCTGCTGATGGCCGGGTTCGCCCAGCTCGACGTGCTCGGCCTGGCGCCGCACGCGGCGCTGTCGGCGACGGTGGAAGCGGTGCGCGCGCTGGACCGGCCGCGCCAGGCCGGCATGGTCAACGCCTTGCTGCGCCGCGCGCTGCGCGACGGGCTGCCGGAAGTGGCCGCCGATGCCGGCTGGCCGCTGTGGCTGCGCACTGCGCTGCACGCCGACTGGCCGCAACAGGCCGAGGCGATCTTCGCCGCCAGCCAGCAGGCGGCGCCGCTGTGGCTGCGGGTGAACCGCCAGCGCGGCACGCGCGACGCCTATCTGCAACAGCTGGCTGACGCCGGCATTGGCGCGCAGACGGTGCCGGACCTGGCCGATGCGATCCGCCTGGCCGAGTCGGTGCCGATGAGCGCCTTGCCCGGCTTCGCCGACGGCTGTGTGTCGGTGCAGGACGGTTCGGCGCAGCAGGTCGCCGACGTGCTGGCGCCGGCGCCGGGGGCGCGCGTGCTGGATGCCTGCGCTGCGCCCGGCGGCAAGTCCGCGCATCTGCTCGAGCGCGACCCGACGCTGCGCCTGACCGCGCTGGACGTGGACGCGCGGCGCCTGGCGCGGGTGCGCGAGACCTTCGAGCGCACCGGCGCCGGCGCGCAGGCGCAACTGCAGGTCGCCGATGCGGCGCAGCCGGACGCGTGGTGGGACGGCGAGGCGTTCGATGCGGTGCTGCTCGACGCGCCGTGCTCGGCCACCGGCATCGTGCGCCGCCAGCCAGACGTGCTGCTGCATCGGCGGCGCGAGGACGTGGTCGCGCTGCAGGCGCTGCAGGCACGGTTGCTGGACGCCGGCTGGCAGGTGCTGCGGCCGGGCGGGGTGCTGGTCTACGCCACCTGTTCGCTGCTCAAGGACGAGAACGCGCGCCAGCTGCAGGCATTCCTGGCGCGCACCGCCGATGCGGTGGCCGACGACCCGGGCGCCGCCTGCGGCCACGCGGACGGTGGCGGCCGTCAGCGCCTGCCCGGCGAGCAGGACCGCGACGGCTTTTTCTATGCGCGGTTGCGCAAGACGGCGTGA